A stretch of Kwoniella dendrophila CBS 6074 chromosome 2, complete sequence DNA encodes these proteins:
- a CDS encoding transitional endoplasmic reticulum ATPase — MADDPSRAAADDSTATAILRQKRSPNRLMVDESPQEDNSVAILHPNTMEALGLFRGDTIIVRGKRRRDTVLICLSQDDIEEGKIAMNKVARGNCAVKLADLVHVSPANDIKYGKRIHVLPFADSIEGLSGNLFDVYLRPYFLEAYRPVRKGDVFQVRGGMRTVDFKVVEVDPSPYCIVASDTVIHTEGDPIDREAEEANLNAVGYDDLGGCRKQLAQIRELVELPLRHPQLFKAIGIKPPRGILMFGPPGTEAAMQQIREKMDLIDLDEETIDAEVLDSLGVTMENFRFALGVNNPSALRETVVEIPTTTWDDIGGLDKVKRELQETVQYPVEHPEKFLKYGMSPSKGVLFYGPPGTGKTLLAKAIANECQANFISIKGPELLTMWFGESEANVRDVFDKARAAAPCVMFFDELDSIAKSRGGSGGDGGGASDRVLNQILTEMDGMNAKKNVFIIGATNRPDQIDSALLRPGRLDQLIYIPLPDETSRLSILKATLRKSPIDPGVDLNFLAKSTAGFSGADLTEICQRAAKLAIRASIEVDVRKERERKEKAEAEGGDVDLMDADNDEDEVPAITVDHFEEAMRFARRSVSDADIRRYEMFSTTLQQSRSFGNNFKSGQAQEGGASFQNEADDDE, encoded by the exons ATGGCTGACGATCCTTCCAGA GCTGCTGCCGATGACTCCACAGCTACTGCCATCTTAAGGCAAAAGCGATC GCCTAACCGACTTATGGTCGATGAAAGTCCTCAAGAAGACAACAGTGTCGCTATCCTTCACCCTAATACCATGGAGGCTCTTGGTCTTTTCCG AGGTGATACCATCATTG TACGAGgaaaaaggagaagagaTACCGTTCTCATCTGTTTGAGTCAAGACGATATTGAAGAGGGCAAGATTGCCATGAACAAGG TCGCCCGTGGAAACTGTGCCGTCAAGCTCGCCGATCTTGTCCATGTCTCTCCTGCTAATGACATCAAATACGGAAAGAGAATTCACGTTCTTCCTTTTGCTGACTCCATTGAAG GCCTTTCTGGTAACTTATTTGATGTCTACCTTAGACCATACTTCCTTGAAGCCTATCGTCCGGTCAGAAAGG GCGATGTATTCCAAGTCCGAGGTGGTATGAGAACCGTTGATTTCAAGGTAGTGGAAGTCGATCCTTCACCATATTGT ATTGTTGCTTCTGATACT GTCATCCACACTGAAGGAGATCCAATCGATagagaagcagaagaagcaAACTTGAATGCTGTCGGATATGACGATCTCGGTGGTTGCAGAAAGCAATTGGCTCAA ATCCGAGAACTTGTTGAATTACCCTTACGACACCCACAACTTTTCAAAGCTATTGGTATCAAACCTCCTAGAGGTATTTTAATGTTTGGTCCCCCCGGTACTG AAGCAGCCATGCAACAAATCCGAGAAAAGATGGATCTCATCGATCTCGACGAAGAAACCATTGATGCAGAAGTTCTCGATTCCCTCGGTGTCACTATGGAAAACTTCAGATTCGCTCTTGGCGTCAACAACCCCTCCGCTCTTCGAGAGACTGTTGTCGAAATTCCAACAACCACTTGGGATGATATTGGAGGCTTGGACAAAGTCAAGCGGGAATTGCAAGAAACTGTACAATATCCTGTCGAACATCCGGAAAAATTCCTCAAATATGGTATGTCTCCATCAAAAGGTGTTCTTTTCTATGGTCCACCTGGTACCGGTAAAACTTTGTTAGCCAAGGC CATTGCCAACGAATGTCAAGCCAatttcatctccatcaaGGGTCCTGAACTTCTCACAATGTGGTTTGGTGAATCTGAAGCAAATGTACGAGATGTGTTCGACAAAGCTCGAGCTGCTGCTCCATGTGTCATGTTCTTCGATGAATTAGATTCTATCGCAAAGTCAAGAGGTGGATCTGGCggtgatggtggtggagcAAGTGATCGAGTTTTGAATCAAATCTTG ACCGAAATGGATGGTATGAACGCTAAAAAGA ACGTATTCATCATCGGAGCAACGA ACCGACCCGATCAAATTGATTCTGCTCTTTTACGACCAGGTCGTCTTGATCAG CTTATTTACATCCCTCTCCCCGATGAAACATCTCGATTATCGATTCTCAAAGCCACTCTACGAAAATCACCTATCGATCCTGGAGTCGACCTCAATTTCCTTGCCAAGAGTACCGCTGGTTTCTCTGGTGCTGATCTTACTGAGATTTGTCAACGTGCTGCCAAACTTGCTATTCGAGCAAGTATTGAAGTTGACGTAAGAAAggagagagagagaaaagagaaagctgaagctgaaggtgggGATGTCGATCTCATGGACGCTGACAACGACGAGGATGAAGTACCTGCTATCACTGT TGATCACTTTGAAGAG GCTATGCGATTCGCCCGACGATCCGTATCTGATGCTGATATCAGACGATACGAGATGTTCAGTACTACCCTCCAACAATCAAGGTCATTCGGTAACAActtcaag AGTGGTCAAGCGCAAGAAGGTGGAGCTAGTTTCCAAAATGAAGCCGACGATGACGAGTAA